In Saimiri boliviensis isolate mSaiBol1 chromosome 12, mSaiBol1.pri, whole genome shotgun sequence, one genomic interval encodes:
- the LOC101042373 gene encoding large ribosomal subunit protein uL16-like, whose protein sequence is MRGAFGKPQGTVARVHIGQVIMSIRTKLQNKEHVTEALRRATFKFPGRQKIHISKKWGFTKFNADEFEDMVAEKRLIPDGCGVKYIPSRGPLDKWRALHP, encoded by the coding sequence ATGCGAGGTGCCTTTGGAAAGCCCCAGGGCACTGTGGCCAGGGTTCACATTGGCCAAGTGATCATGTCCATCCGCACCAAGCTGCAGAACAAGGAGCATGTGACTGAGGCCCTGCGCAGGGCCACGTTCAAGTTCCCTGGCCGCCAGAAGATCCACATTTCAAAGAAGTGGGGCTTCACCAAGTTCAATGCCGATGAATTTGAAGACATGGTGGCTGAGAAGCGGCTCATTCCAGATGGCTGTGGGGTTAAGTACATCCCCAGTCGTGGCCCTCTGGACAAGTGGCGGGCCCTGCACCCCTGA